In Terriglobia bacterium, a single window of DNA contains:
- a CDS encoding DUF2934 domain-containing protein, translating into MEVMLVSTVDGIASLSTIRQNQRRKLIAEAAYLKAERRGFWGGSPERDWLDAEAEVDAILLHAC; encoded by the coding sequence ATGGAAGTGATGCTGGTGTCCACCGTCGATGGCATCGCGTCGCTTAGTACCATCCGACAGAATCAGCGCCGCAAGCTGATCGCGGAGGCGGCCTATCTCAAGGCGGAGCGTCGCGGGTTCTGGGGCGGCAGTCCCGAGCGGGACTGGCTCGATGCCGAGGCCGAGGTTGACGCGATCCTCCTGCACGCGTGCTGA